From Grus americana isolate bGruAme1 chromosome 22, bGruAme1.mat, whole genome shotgun sequence, the proteins below share one genomic window:
- the CASC3 gene encoding protein CASC3 isoform X5, translating to MADRRRQRASQDSEDDSDSAASDSADSAASAARSRSGSGSGSRSGSPRPPHRPPRGAAGALSAGPRGRGAESAAGGAAKSAPESECESEDGIEGDAVLSDYESAEDSEAEEEDYSEEESAKVELKQDSNDSCESAAKAEKGDEKPDSKGAVTGERQSGDGQESTEPVENKVGKKVPKHLDDDEDRKNPAYIPRKGLFFEHDLRGQTQEEEVRPKGRQRKLWKDEGRWEHDKFREDEQAPKTRQELIALYGYDIRSAHNPDDIKPRRMRKPRFGSPPQRDPNWSNERPSKPPRHQAADSTSAPPRTFTNRSSAGTGRMPPPRNYPRMGGYKETRPSYRASEASVQHLSRNGEQVKQESNYRAKRAEQSPPRDKSPEMEAAHVHSSPVKEEVALENQATAADAAQPPPDRPIEKKSYSRARRTRIKAGDAGKLADEVPASEGLTPVPPKPVQAETSSPPAKSSNWESPVESSLDGLEQEMTQMNLAEQNWTPGQSQFLQPRELRGLPNHMHVGTGPPPQFNRMEEMAVQGGRVKRYSSQRQRPPVPEPAPPMHISIMEGHYYDPLQFQGPIYTHSENPAPLPPQGMIVQPEMHLPHPGLHPHQTPAPMANPGLYPPPVSMPPGQPPPQQLLAPTYFSPPGVMNFGNPGYPYPPGALPPPPPPHLYSNTQAQSQVYGGVTYYNTVQQQVQPKPSPPRRTSQPVTIKPPPPELLVAGGQQR from the exons ATGGCGgaccggcggcggcagcgcgccTCGCAGGACAGCGAGGACGACTCGGATTCGGCCGCCTCCGACAGCGCGGACTCGGCCGCCAGCGCCGCCCGTTCCCGTTCGGGATCCGGCTCCGGTTCGAGATCCGGTTCACCCCGGCCGCCTCATCGCCCGCCGCGGGGCGCCGCCGGGGCCCTCAGCGCTGGGCCGCGGGGCCGTGGGGCCGAGAGCGCTGCCGGGGGGGCGGCCAAGAGCGCGCCCGAGTCCGAGTGT GAAAGCGAGGATGGCATTGAAGGAGATG CTGTACTCTCAGATTACGAAAGCGCAGAAGACTCGGAG gcagaggaagaggattACAGTGAGGAAGAAAGTGCCAAAGTGGAACTGAAGCAGGACAGTAATGATTCCTGTGAGTCAGcggcaaaagcagagaaaggggaTGAGAAACCTGACTCCAAAGGTGCTGTAACTGGCGAGAGGCAAAGCGGGGACGGGCAG GAGAGCACTGAACCTGTTGAGAATaaagttggaaaaaaagttCCCAAGCACCTGGACGACGATGAGGATCGGAAGAACCCGGCTTACATCCCGCGCAAAGGGCTCTTCTTTGAGCACGACCTCCGAGGGCAGacgcaggaggaggaggtcag GCCGAAGGGTCGTCAGCGGAAGCTGTGGAAGGACGAGGGCCGCTGGGAGCACGACAAATTCCGGGAGGACGAGCAGGCCCCCAAGACCAGGCAGGAGCTGATCGCGCTTTATGGCTATGACATCAGGTCGGCTCACAACCCTGATGACATCAAGCCGAGGAGGATGCGCAAACCAAG gtTTGGGAGTCCTCCTCAGCGAGACCCAAACTGGTCCAATGAGAGGCCGAGTAAGCCCCCGAGGCACCAAGCCGCAGACAGCACTTCGGCTCCTCCGCGAACCTTCACCAACAGGAGCTCCGCAGGTACAGGGAGGATGCCCCCACCTAGGAACTACCCGAGGATGGGGGGCTACAAAGAGACCCGTCCGAGCTACCGAGCTTCGGAAGCAAGCGTCCAACATCTGTCTCGAAACGGCGAGCAAGTGAAACAGGAGAGCAACTATCGAGCGAAGCGTGCAGAGCAATCCCCACCGAGAGACAAGTCACCCGAGATGGAAGCGGCACATGTCCACAGCAGCCCTGTGAAGGAGGAGGTGGCTTTGGAAAACCAAGCCACGGCTGCCGATGCTGCACAGCCACCACCAGACAGACCAATTGAAAAGAAGTCTTATTCCCGGGCAAGAAGGACCAGAATCAAAGCTGGGGATGCGGGAAAGCTGGCAGACGAAGTGCCCGCTTCGGAAGGGCTGACTCCCGTGCCTCCAAAACCTGTGCAAGCCGAGACGTCCTCCCCACCAGCCAAAAGCAGTAACTGGGAGTCGCCGGTAGAATCCAGTTTGGATGGACTGGAGCAGGAGATGACCCAAATGAATCTCGCTGAGCAGAACTGGACTCCGGGGCAGTCTCAGTTCCTACAGCCCCGGGAGCTGAGGG GTCTTCCTAACCATATGCACGTGGGAACTGGGCCACCGCCTCAGTTTAACAGGATGGAGGAAATG GCAGTGCAGGGGGGCCGCGTGAAACGCTACTCGTCGCAGCGGCAGAGACCACCGGTGCCGGAGCCTGCTCCCCCCATGCACATCAGCATCATGGAAGGGCACTACTATGACCCAC TACAATTCCAGGGACCAATCTACACCCACAGTGAGAacccagccccgctgccgccccaAGGGATGATCGTACAGCCAGAAATGCACCTCCCTCATCCAG GTTTACATCCCCACCAGACGCCAGCCCCCATGGCAAACCCTGGGCTGTACCCTCCGCCAGTCTCCATGCCCCCGGGCCAGCCCCCGCCACAGCAGCTGCTTGCACCGACTTACTTCTCCCCTCCTGGAGTCATGAATTTTGGGAATCCTGGCTACCCCTACCCCCCAGGAGCTCtgccccctccaccccctcctcatctctATTCCAACACGCAG GCCCAGTCCCAGGTGTACGGAGGGGTCACGTACTACAACACTGTCCAGCAGCAAGTGCAGCCCAAGCCTTCTCCACCTCGAAGGACGTCCCAGCCTGTGACTATCAAGCCACCACCTCCTGAG CTTCTCGTTGCAGGTG GACAGCAAAGGTGA
- the CASC3 gene encoding protein CASC3 isoform X6, translated as MADRRRQRASQDSEDDSDSAASDSADSAASAARSRSGSGSGSRSGSPRPPHRPPRGAAGALSAGPRGRGAESAAGGAAKSAPESECESEDGIEGDAVLSDYESAEDSEAEEEDYSEEESAKVELKQDSNDSCESAAKAEKGDEKPDSKGAVTGERQSGDGQESTEPVENKVGKKVPKHLDDDEDRKNPAYIPRKGLFFEHDLRGQTQEEEVRPKGRQRKLWKDEGRWEHDKFREDEQAPKTRQELIALYGYDIRSAHNPDDIKPRRMRKPRFGSPPQRDPNWSNERPSKPPRHQAADSTSAPPRTFTNRSSAGTGRMPPPRNYPRMGGYKETRPSYRASEASVQHLSRNGEQVKQESNYRAKRAEQSPPRDKSPEMEAAHVHSSPVKEEVALENQATAADAAQPPPDRPIEKKSYSRARRTRIKAGDAGKLADEVPASEGLTPVPPKPVQAETSSPPAKSSNWESPVESSLDGLEQEMTQMNLAEQNWTPGQSQFLQPRELRGLPNHMHVGTGPPPQFNRMEEMAVQGGRVKRYSSQRQRPPVPEPAPPMHISIMEGHYYDPLQFQGPIYTHSENPAPLPPQGMIVQPEMHLPHPGLHPHQTPAPMANPGLYPPPVSMPPGQPPPQQLLAPTYFSPPGVMNFGNPGYPYPPGALPPPPPPHLYSNTQAQSQVYGGVTYYNTVQQQVQPKPSPPRRTSQPVTIKPPPPELLVAGG; from the exons ATGGCGgaccggcggcggcagcgcgccTCGCAGGACAGCGAGGACGACTCGGATTCGGCCGCCTCCGACAGCGCGGACTCGGCCGCCAGCGCCGCCCGTTCCCGTTCGGGATCCGGCTCCGGTTCGAGATCCGGTTCACCCCGGCCGCCTCATCGCCCGCCGCGGGGCGCCGCCGGGGCCCTCAGCGCTGGGCCGCGGGGCCGTGGGGCCGAGAGCGCTGCCGGGGGGGCGGCCAAGAGCGCGCCCGAGTCCGAGTGT GAAAGCGAGGATGGCATTGAAGGAGATG CTGTACTCTCAGATTACGAAAGCGCAGAAGACTCGGAG gcagaggaagaggattACAGTGAGGAAGAAAGTGCCAAAGTGGAACTGAAGCAGGACAGTAATGATTCCTGTGAGTCAGcggcaaaagcagagaaaggggaTGAGAAACCTGACTCCAAAGGTGCTGTAACTGGCGAGAGGCAAAGCGGGGACGGGCAG GAGAGCACTGAACCTGTTGAGAATaaagttggaaaaaaagttCCCAAGCACCTGGACGACGATGAGGATCGGAAGAACCCGGCTTACATCCCGCGCAAAGGGCTCTTCTTTGAGCACGACCTCCGAGGGCAGacgcaggaggaggaggtcag GCCGAAGGGTCGTCAGCGGAAGCTGTGGAAGGACGAGGGCCGCTGGGAGCACGACAAATTCCGGGAGGACGAGCAGGCCCCCAAGACCAGGCAGGAGCTGATCGCGCTTTATGGCTATGACATCAGGTCGGCTCACAACCCTGATGACATCAAGCCGAGGAGGATGCGCAAACCAAG gtTTGGGAGTCCTCCTCAGCGAGACCCAAACTGGTCCAATGAGAGGCCGAGTAAGCCCCCGAGGCACCAAGCCGCAGACAGCACTTCGGCTCCTCCGCGAACCTTCACCAACAGGAGCTCCGCAGGTACAGGGAGGATGCCCCCACCTAGGAACTACCCGAGGATGGGGGGCTACAAAGAGACCCGTCCGAGCTACCGAGCTTCGGAAGCAAGCGTCCAACATCTGTCTCGAAACGGCGAGCAAGTGAAACAGGAGAGCAACTATCGAGCGAAGCGTGCAGAGCAATCCCCACCGAGAGACAAGTCACCCGAGATGGAAGCGGCACATGTCCACAGCAGCCCTGTGAAGGAGGAGGTGGCTTTGGAAAACCAAGCCACGGCTGCCGATGCTGCACAGCCACCACCAGACAGACCAATTGAAAAGAAGTCTTATTCCCGGGCAAGAAGGACCAGAATCAAAGCTGGGGATGCGGGAAAGCTGGCAGACGAAGTGCCCGCTTCGGAAGGGCTGACTCCCGTGCCTCCAAAACCTGTGCAAGCCGAGACGTCCTCCCCACCAGCCAAAAGCAGTAACTGGGAGTCGCCGGTAGAATCCAGTTTGGATGGACTGGAGCAGGAGATGACCCAAATGAATCTCGCTGAGCAGAACTGGACTCCGGGGCAGTCTCAGTTCCTACAGCCCCGGGAGCTGAGGG GTCTTCCTAACCATATGCACGTGGGAACTGGGCCACCGCCTCAGTTTAACAGGATGGAGGAAATG GCAGTGCAGGGGGGCCGCGTGAAACGCTACTCGTCGCAGCGGCAGAGACCACCGGTGCCGGAGCCTGCTCCCCCCATGCACATCAGCATCATGGAAGGGCACTACTATGACCCAC TACAATTCCAGGGACCAATCTACACCCACAGTGAGAacccagccccgctgccgccccaAGGGATGATCGTACAGCCAGAAATGCACCTCCCTCATCCAG GTTTACATCCCCACCAGACGCCAGCCCCCATGGCAAACCCTGGGCTGTACCCTCCGCCAGTCTCCATGCCCCCGGGCCAGCCCCCGCCACAGCAGCTGCTTGCACCGACTTACTTCTCCCCTCCTGGAGTCATGAATTTTGGGAATCCTGGCTACCCCTACCCCCCAGGAGCTCtgccccctccaccccctcctcatctctATTCCAACACGCAG GCCCAGTCCCAGGTGTACGGAGGGGTCACGTACTACAACACTGTCCAGCAGCAAGTGCAGCCCAAGCCTTCTCCACCTCGAAGGACGTCCCAGCCTGTGACTATCAAGCCACCACCTCCTGAG CTTCTCGTTGCAGGTG ggtag
- the CASC3 gene encoding protein CASC3 isoform X2, translating into MADRRRQRASQDSEDDSDSAASDSADSAASAARSRSGSGSGSRSGSPRPPHRPPRGAAGALSAGPRGRGAESAAGGAAKSAPESECESEDGIEGDAVLSDYESAEDSEAEEEDYSEEESAKVELKQDSNDSCESAAKAEKGDEKPDSKGAVTGERQSGDGQESTEPVENKVGKKVPKHLDDDEDRKNPAYIPRKGLFFEHDLRGQTQEEEVRPKGRQRKLWKDEGRWEHDKFREDEQAPKTRQELIALYGYDIRSAHNPDDIKPRRMRKPRFGSPPQRDPNWSNERPSKPPRHQAADSTSAPPRTFTNRSSAGTGRMPPPRNYPRMGGYKETRPSYRASEASVQHLSRNGEQVKQESNYRAKRAEQSPPRDKSPEMEAAHVHSSPVKEEVALENQATAADAAQPPPDRPIEKKSYSRARRTRIKAGDAGKLADEVPASEGLTPVPPKPVQAETSSPPAKSSNWESPVESSLDGLEQEMTQMNLAEQNWTPGQSQFLQPRELRGLPNHMHVGTGPPPQFNRMEEMAVQGGRVKRYSSQRQRPPVPEPAPPMHISIMEGHYYDPLQFQGPIYTHSENPAPLPPQGMIVQPEMHLPHPGLHPHQTPAPMANPGLYPPPVSMPPGQPPPQQLLAPTYFSPPGVMNFGNPGYPYPPGALPPPPPPHLYSNTQAQSQVYGGVTYYNTVQQQVQPKPSPPRRTSQPVTIKPPPPEVVSRAPVNLSF; encoded by the exons ATGGCGgaccggcggcggcagcgcgccTCGCAGGACAGCGAGGACGACTCGGATTCGGCCGCCTCCGACAGCGCGGACTCGGCCGCCAGCGCCGCCCGTTCCCGTTCGGGATCCGGCTCCGGTTCGAGATCCGGTTCACCCCGGCCGCCTCATCGCCCGCCGCGGGGCGCCGCCGGGGCCCTCAGCGCTGGGCCGCGGGGCCGTGGGGCCGAGAGCGCTGCCGGGGGGGCGGCCAAGAGCGCGCCCGAGTCCGAGTGT GAAAGCGAGGATGGCATTGAAGGAGATG CTGTACTCTCAGATTACGAAAGCGCAGAAGACTCGGAG gcagaggaagaggattACAGTGAGGAAGAAAGTGCCAAAGTGGAACTGAAGCAGGACAGTAATGATTCCTGTGAGTCAGcggcaaaagcagagaaaggggaTGAGAAACCTGACTCCAAAGGTGCTGTAACTGGCGAGAGGCAAAGCGGGGACGGGCAG GAGAGCACTGAACCTGTTGAGAATaaagttggaaaaaaagttCCCAAGCACCTGGACGACGATGAGGATCGGAAGAACCCGGCTTACATCCCGCGCAAAGGGCTCTTCTTTGAGCACGACCTCCGAGGGCAGacgcaggaggaggaggtcag GCCGAAGGGTCGTCAGCGGAAGCTGTGGAAGGACGAGGGCCGCTGGGAGCACGACAAATTCCGGGAGGACGAGCAGGCCCCCAAGACCAGGCAGGAGCTGATCGCGCTTTATGGCTATGACATCAGGTCGGCTCACAACCCTGATGACATCAAGCCGAGGAGGATGCGCAAACCAAG gtTTGGGAGTCCTCCTCAGCGAGACCCAAACTGGTCCAATGAGAGGCCGAGTAAGCCCCCGAGGCACCAAGCCGCAGACAGCACTTCGGCTCCTCCGCGAACCTTCACCAACAGGAGCTCCGCAGGTACAGGGAGGATGCCCCCACCTAGGAACTACCCGAGGATGGGGGGCTACAAAGAGACCCGTCCGAGCTACCGAGCTTCGGAAGCAAGCGTCCAACATCTGTCTCGAAACGGCGAGCAAGTGAAACAGGAGAGCAACTATCGAGCGAAGCGTGCAGAGCAATCCCCACCGAGAGACAAGTCACCCGAGATGGAAGCGGCACATGTCCACAGCAGCCCTGTGAAGGAGGAGGTGGCTTTGGAAAACCAAGCCACGGCTGCCGATGCTGCACAGCCACCACCAGACAGACCAATTGAAAAGAAGTCTTATTCCCGGGCAAGAAGGACCAGAATCAAAGCTGGGGATGCGGGAAAGCTGGCAGACGAAGTGCCCGCTTCGGAAGGGCTGACTCCCGTGCCTCCAAAACCTGTGCAAGCCGAGACGTCCTCCCCACCAGCCAAAAGCAGTAACTGGGAGTCGCCGGTAGAATCCAGTTTGGATGGACTGGAGCAGGAGATGACCCAAATGAATCTCGCTGAGCAGAACTGGACTCCGGGGCAGTCTCAGTTCCTACAGCCCCGGGAGCTGAGGG GTCTTCCTAACCATATGCACGTGGGAACTGGGCCACCGCCTCAGTTTAACAGGATGGAGGAAATG GCAGTGCAGGGGGGCCGCGTGAAACGCTACTCGTCGCAGCGGCAGAGACCACCGGTGCCGGAGCCTGCTCCCCCCATGCACATCAGCATCATGGAAGGGCACTACTATGACCCAC TACAATTCCAGGGACCAATCTACACCCACAGTGAGAacccagccccgctgccgccccaAGGGATGATCGTACAGCCAGAAATGCACCTCCCTCATCCAG GTTTACATCCCCACCAGACGCCAGCCCCCATGGCAAACCCTGGGCTGTACCCTCCGCCAGTCTCCATGCCCCCGGGCCAGCCCCCGCCACAGCAGCTGCTTGCACCGACTTACTTCTCCCCTCCTGGAGTCATGAATTTTGGGAATCCTGGCTACCCCTACCCCCCAGGAGCTCtgccccctccaccccctcctcatctctATTCCAACACGCAG GCCCAGTCCCAGGTGTACGGAGGGGTCACGTACTACAACACTGTCCAGCAGCAAGTGCAGCCCAAGCCTTCTCCACCTCGAAGGACGTCCCAGCCTGTGACTATCAAGCCACCACCTCCTGAG GTGGTAAGCAGGGCTCCAGTTAATTTGAGTTTCTAA
- the CASC3 gene encoding protein CASC3 isoform X3 has product MADRRRQRASQDSEDDSDSAASDSADSAASAARSRSGSGSGSRSGSPRPPHRPPRGAAGALSAGPRGRGAESAAGGAAKSAPESECESEDGIEGDAVLSDYESAEDSEAEEEDYSEEESAKVELKQDSNDSCESAAKAEKGDEKPDSKGAVTGERQSGDGQESTEPVENKVGKKVPKHLDDDEDRKNPAYIPRKGLFFEHDLRGQTQEEEVRPKGRQRKLWKDEGRWEHDKFREDEQAPKTRQELIALYGYDIRSAHNPDDIKPRRMRKPRFGSPPQRDPNWSNERPSKPPRHQAADSTSAPPRTFTNRSSAGTGRMPPPRNYPRMGGYKETRPSYRASEASVQHLSRNGEQVKQESNYRAKRAEQSPPRDKSPEMEAAHVHSSPVKEEVALENQATAADAAQPPPDRPIEKKSYSRARRTRIKAGDAGKLADEVPASEGLTPVPPKPVQAETSSPPAKSSNWESPVESSLDGLEQEMTQMNLAEQNWTPGQSQFLQPRELRGLPNHMHVGTGPPPQFNRMEEMAVQGGRVKRYSSQRQRPPVPEPAPPMHISIMEGHYYDPLQFQGPIYTHSENPAPLPPQGMIVQPEMHLPHPGLHPHQTPAPMANPGLYPPPVSMPPGQPPPQQLLAPTYFSPPGVMNFGNPGYPYPPGALPPPPPPHLYSNTQAQSQVYGGVTYYNTVQQQVQPKPSPPRRTSQPVTIKPPPPELLVAGGKQGSS; this is encoded by the exons ATGGCGgaccggcggcggcagcgcgccTCGCAGGACAGCGAGGACGACTCGGATTCGGCCGCCTCCGACAGCGCGGACTCGGCCGCCAGCGCCGCCCGTTCCCGTTCGGGATCCGGCTCCGGTTCGAGATCCGGTTCACCCCGGCCGCCTCATCGCCCGCCGCGGGGCGCCGCCGGGGCCCTCAGCGCTGGGCCGCGGGGCCGTGGGGCCGAGAGCGCTGCCGGGGGGGCGGCCAAGAGCGCGCCCGAGTCCGAGTGT GAAAGCGAGGATGGCATTGAAGGAGATG CTGTACTCTCAGATTACGAAAGCGCAGAAGACTCGGAG gcagaggaagaggattACAGTGAGGAAGAAAGTGCCAAAGTGGAACTGAAGCAGGACAGTAATGATTCCTGTGAGTCAGcggcaaaagcagagaaaggggaTGAGAAACCTGACTCCAAAGGTGCTGTAACTGGCGAGAGGCAAAGCGGGGACGGGCAG GAGAGCACTGAACCTGTTGAGAATaaagttggaaaaaaagttCCCAAGCACCTGGACGACGATGAGGATCGGAAGAACCCGGCTTACATCCCGCGCAAAGGGCTCTTCTTTGAGCACGACCTCCGAGGGCAGacgcaggaggaggaggtcag GCCGAAGGGTCGTCAGCGGAAGCTGTGGAAGGACGAGGGCCGCTGGGAGCACGACAAATTCCGGGAGGACGAGCAGGCCCCCAAGACCAGGCAGGAGCTGATCGCGCTTTATGGCTATGACATCAGGTCGGCTCACAACCCTGATGACATCAAGCCGAGGAGGATGCGCAAACCAAG gtTTGGGAGTCCTCCTCAGCGAGACCCAAACTGGTCCAATGAGAGGCCGAGTAAGCCCCCGAGGCACCAAGCCGCAGACAGCACTTCGGCTCCTCCGCGAACCTTCACCAACAGGAGCTCCGCAGGTACAGGGAGGATGCCCCCACCTAGGAACTACCCGAGGATGGGGGGCTACAAAGAGACCCGTCCGAGCTACCGAGCTTCGGAAGCAAGCGTCCAACATCTGTCTCGAAACGGCGAGCAAGTGAAACAGGAGAGCAACTATCGAGCGAAGCGTGCAGAGCAATCCCCACCGAGAGACAAGTCACCCGAGATGGAAGCGGCACATGTCCACAGCAGCCCTGTGAAGGAGGAGGTGGCTTTGGAAAACCAAGCCACGGCTGCCGATGCTGCACAGCCACCACCAGACAGACCAATTGAAAAGAAGTCTTATTCCCGGGCAAGAAGGACCAGAATCAAAGCTGGGGATGCGGGAAAGCTGGCAGACGAAGTGCCCGCTTCGGAAGGGCTGACTCCCGTGCCTCCAAAACCTGTGCAAGCCGAGACGTCCTCCCCACCAGCCAAAAGCAGTAACTGGGAGTCGCCGGTAGAATCCAGTTTGGATGGACTGGAGCAGGAGATGACCCAAATGAATCTCGCTGAGCAGAACTGGACTCCGGGGCAGTCTCAGTTCCTACAGCCCCGGGAGCTGAGGG GTCTTCCTAACCATATGCACGTGGGAACTGGGCCACCGCCTCAGTTTAACAGGATGGAGGAAATG GCAGTGCAGGGGGGCCGCGTGAAACGCTACTCGTCGCAGCGGCAGAGACCACCGGTGCCGGAGCCTGCTCCCCCCATGCACATCAGCATCATGGAAGGGCACTACTATGACCCAC TACAATTCCAGGGACCAATCTACACCCACAGTGAGAacccagccccgctgccgccccaAGGGATGATCGTACAGCCAGAAATGCACCTCCCTCATCCAG GTTTACATCCCCACCAGACGCCAGCCCCCATGGCAAACCCTGGGCTGTACCCTCCGCCAGTCTCCATGCCCCCGGGCCAGCCCCCGCCACAGCAGCTGCTTGCACCGACTTACTTCTCCCCTCCTGGAGTCATGAATTTTGGGAATCCTGGCTACCCCTACCCCCCAGGAGCTCtgccccctccaccccctcctcatctctATTCCAACACGCAG GCCCAGTCCCAGGTGTACGGAGGGGTCACGTACTACAACACTGTCCAGCAGCAAGTGCAGCCCAAGCCTTCTCCACCTCGAAGGACGTCCCAGCCTGTGACTATCAAGCCACCACCTCCTGAG CTTCTCGTTGCAGGTGGTAAGCAGGGCTCCAGTTAA
- the CASC3 gene encoding protein CASC3 isoform X4: protein MADRRRQRASQDSEDDSDSAASDSADSAASAARSRSGSGSGSRSGSPRPPHRPPRGAAGALSAGPRGRGAESAAGGAAKSAPESECESEDGIEGDAVLSDYESAEDSEAEEEDYSEEESAKVELKQDSNDSCESAAKAEKGDEKPDSKGAVTGERQSGDGQESTEPVENKVGKKVPKHLDDDEDRKNPAYIPRKGLFFEHDLRGQTQEEEVRPKGRQRKLWKDEGRWEHDKFREDEQAPKTRQELIALYGYDIRSAHNPDDIKPRRMRKPRFGSPPQRDPNWSNERPSKPPRHQAADSTSAPPRTFTNRSSAGTGRMPPPRNYPRMGGYKETRPSYRASEASVQHLSRNGEQVKQESNYRAKRAEQSPPRDKSPEMEAAHVHSSPVKEEVALENQATAADAAQPPPDRPIEKKSYSRARRTRIKAGDAGKLADEVPASEGLTPVPPKPVQAETSSPPAKSSNWESPVESSLDGLEQEMTQMNLAEQNWTPGQSQFLQPRELRGLPNHMHVGTGPPPQFNRMEEMAVQGGRVKRYSSQRQRPPVPEPAPPMHISIMEGHYYDPLQFQGPIYTHSENPAPLPPQGMIVQPEMHLPHPGLHPHQTPAPMANPGLYPPPVSMPPGQPPPQQLLAPTYFSPPGVMNFGNPGYPYPPGALPPPPPPHLYSNTQAQSQVYGGVTYYNTVQQQVQPKPSPPRRTSQPVTIKPPPPEVPSPRRQQR from the exons ATGGCGgaccggcggcggcagcgcgccTCGCAGGACAGCGAGGACGACTCGGATTCGGCCGCCTCCGACAGCGCGGACTCGGCCGCCAGCGCCGCCCGTTCCCGTTCGGGATCCGGCTCCGGTTCGAGATCCGGTTCACCCCGGCCGCCTCATCGCCCGCCGCGGGGCGCCGCCGGGGCCCTCAGCGCTGGGCCGCGGGGCCGTGGGGCCGAGAGCGCTGCCGGGGGGGCGGCCAAGAGCGCGCCCGAGTCCGAGTGT GAAAGCGAGGATGGCATTGAAGGAGATG CTGTACTCTCAGATTACGAAAGCGCAGAAGACTCGGAG gcagaggaagaggattACAGTGAGGAAGAAAGTGCCAAAGTGGAACTGAAGCAGGACAGTAATGATTCCTGTGAGTCAGcggcaaaagcagagaaaggggaTGAGAAACCTGACTCCAAAGGTGCTGTAACTGGCGAGAGGCAAAGCGGGGACGGGCAG GAGAGCACTGAACCTGTTGAGAATaaagttggaaaaaaagttCCCAAGCACCTGGACGACGATGAGGATCGGAAGAACCCGGCTTACATCCCGCGCAAAGGGCTCTTCTTTGAGCACGACCTCCGAGGGCAGacgcaggaggaggaggtcag GCCGAAGGGTCGTCAGCGGAAGCTGTGGAAGGACGAGGGCCGCTGGGAGCACGACAAATTCCGGGAGGACGAGCAGGCCCCCAAGACCAGGCAGGAGCTGATCGCGCTTTATGGCTATGACATCAGGTCGGCTCACAACCCTGATGACATCAAGCCGAGGAGGATGCGCAAACCAAG gtTTGGGAGTCCTCCTCAGCGAGACCCAAACTGGTCCAATGAGAGGCCGAGTAAGCCCCCGAGGCACCAAGCCGCAGACAGCACTTCGGCTCCTCCGCGAACCTTCACCAACAGGAGCTCCGCAGGTACAGGGAGGATGCCCCCACCTAGGAACTACCCGAGGATGGGGGGCTACAAAGAGACCCGTCCGAGCTACCGAGCTTCGGAAGCAAGCGTCCAACATCTGTCTCGAAACGGCGAGCAAGTGAAACAGGAGAGCAACTATCGAGCGAAGCGTGCAGAGCAATCCCCACCGAGAGACAAGTCACCCGAGATGGAAGCGGCACATGTCCACAGCAGCCCTGTGAAGGAGGAGGTGGCTTTGGAAAACCAAGCCACGGCTGCCGATGCTGCACAGCCACCACCAGACAGACCAATTGAAAAGAAGTCTTATTCCCGGGCAAGAAGGACCAGAATCAAAGCTGGGGATGCGGGAAAGCTGGCAGACGAAGTGCCCGCTTCGGAAGGGCTGACTCCCGTGCCTCCAAAACCTGTGCAAGCCGAGACGTCCTCCCCACCAGCCAAAAGCAGTAACTGGGAGTCGCCGGTAGAATCCAGTTTGGATGGACTGGAGCAGGAGATGACCCAAATGAATCTCGCTGAGCAGAACTGGACTCCGGGGCAGTCTCAGTTCCTACAGCCCCGGGAGCTGAGGG GTCTTCCTAACCATATGCACGTGGGAACTGGGCCACCGCCTCAGTTTAACAGGATGGAGGAAATG GCAGTGCAGGGGGGCCGCGTGAAACGCTACTCGTCGCAGCGGCAGAGACCACCGGTGCCGGAGCCTGCTCCCCCCATGCACATCAGCATCATGGAAGGGCACTACTATGACCCAC TACAATTCCAGGGACCAATCTACACCCACAGTGAGAacccagccccgctgccgccccaAGGGATGATCGTACAGCCAGAAATGCACCTCCCTCATCCAG GTTTACATCCCCACCAGACGCCAGCCCCCATGGCAAACCCTGGGCTGTACCCTCCGCCAGTCTCCATGCCCCCGGGCCAGCCCCCGCCACAGCAGCTGCTTGCACCGACTTACTTCTCCCCTCCTGGAGTCATGAATTTTGGGAATCCTGGCTACCCCTACCCCCCAGGAGCTCtgccccctccaccccctcctcatctctATTCCAACACGCAG GCCCAGTCCCAGGTGTACGGAGGGGTCACGTACTACAACACTGTCCAGCAGCAAGTGCAGCCCAAGCCTTCTCCACCTCGAAGGACGTCCCAGCCTGTGACTATCAAGCCACCACCTCCTGAGGTACCGTCCCCTCGGC GACAGCAAAGGTGA